Proteins found in one Limnohabitans sp. TEGF004 genomic segment:
- the fdhF gene encoding formate dehydrogenase subunit alpha translates to MNAPIQSADLMPQTVEFKLNDQRVQTYEGESILKAAQRHGVDIPHLCYKDGLRADGNCRACVVEIKGERTLAPSCCRTATAGLEVLVSDRAIKSQKMVLEMLLSDMPDVGYKWNDEGQHGELSDWASRLNVSVRPELRALRREQPACDVSHPAMAVNLDACIQCNRCVRACREEQVNDVIGYAHRGAHSQIVFDLNDEMGNSSCVACGECVQACPTGALMPKTQIGSQVVDKQVDSVCPFCGVGCLLTYNVKDNKIVSVDGRDGPANHNRLCVKGRFGFDYIHSPQRLTVPLIRKVGVPKDPALIGQLNHDAADWSQVFREATWEEALALGAGQLKHLRDTHGKKALAGFGSAKGTNEEAYLFQKLVRTGFGSNNVDHCTRLCHASSVAALLEGVGSAAVSNQVNDVEHAELIFVIGSNPTSNHPVAATWMKNAAKRGAKIVLADPRVTDMGKHAWRTLQFKPDTDVAMINALIHTVIEEGLADEAFIRDRVNNYEALKANVQGYSPEAMAPICGIPAETLREVARAFATAKGAMVLWGMGVSQHVHGTDNARCLIALVSVTGQIGKPGSGLHPLRGQNNVQGASDAGLIPMMYPNYQRVTNKAAHDWFEKFWDTPLDDKPGYTVVEIMGKILADDSDPHKVRGMYIMGENPAMSDPDLNHARHALASLEHLVVQDIFMTETAWLADVVLPATAWPEKTGTVSNTDRMVQLGQQAIDPPGQAKPDLWIIQQIAKRVGLNWNYAGQDSGVAEVYEEMRQAMHAAISGITWERLQRESSVTYPCLTAEDPGEPTVFKEHFATDDGRVHLVPADIIPANERPDNDFPFVLITGRQLEHWHTGSMTRRATVLDAIEPMATASMCVADMQRLKVEAGDVITIASRRGQVTLRVRRDDGTPQGAVFVPFAYYEAAANLMTNAALDPFGKIPEFKYCAVAIHAGGSLAESRGFATC, encoded by the coding sequence ATGAACGCTCCGATCCAATCCGCAGATTTGATGCCTCAAACGGTGGAGTTCAAGCTCAACGACCAGCGTGTACAAACCTATGAGGGTGAAAGCATTCTGAAAGCAGCGCAGCGTCATGGCGTGGACATTCCCCACCTTTGCTACAAAGATGGCCTGCGTGCAGATGGCAACTGCCGTGCTTGTGTGGTGGAAATCAAAGGCGAGCGCACCTTGGCGCCTAGCTGCTGTCGCACAGCGACCGCAGGTCTCGAAGTGCTAGTGAGTGACCGAGCTATCAAGAGTCAGAAGATGGTGTTGGAGATGTTGCTGTCTGACATGCCTGATGTGGGGTACAAGTGGAACGATGAAGGACAACATGGTGAGTTGAGCGACTGGGCTTCTCGCTTGAATGTTTCAGTCCGACCTGAGTTGCGTGCGTTGCGCCGCGAACAACCCGCGTGCGATGTGTCACACCCTGCGATGGCAGTCAACTTAGATGCATGTATTCAGTGCAACCGCTGCGTGCGTGCTTGCCGTGAAGAACAAGTGAATGATGTGATTGGGTATGCCCACCGTGGTGCACACAGCCAAATCGTGTTTGATTTGAATGACGAGATGGGCAACAGCTCGTGTGTGGCGTGTGGTGAATGTGTGCAGGCTTGCCCCACGGGCGCGTTGATGCCGAAGACGCAAATAGGTTCGCAAGTGGTGGACAAACAAGTGGACTCGGTGTGTCCGTTCTGTGGCGTGGGTTGCTTGCTGACCTACAACGTGAAGGACAACAAGATTGTCAGCGTCGATGGCCGTGATGGACCTGCCAACCACAACCGTTTGTGTGTCAAAGGTCGCTTTGGTTTTGATTACATCCACAGTCCGCAGCGATTGACGGTGCCGTTGATTCGCAAAGTGGGTGTGCCCAAAGATCCCGCGCTCATTGGCCAACTCAACCACGATGCGGCTGATTGGTCACAGGTGTTTCGCGAGGCAACCTGGGAAGAGGCGTTGGCCTTGGGTGCGGGCCAACTCAAACACTTGCGTGACACCCATGGCAAAAAAGCTTTGGCAGGTTTTGGCTCGGCCAAGGGCACTAACGAAGAAGCGTATTTATTCCAAAAACTGGTGCGCACCGGCTTTGGTTCCAACAACGTGGACCACTGCACGCGCTTGTGCCACGCCTCCAGCGTGGCCGCGTTGTTAGAGGGCGTGGGCTCAGCTGCCGTGAGCAACCAAGTCAATGATGTGGAACACGCCGAGTTGATTTTTGTCATCGGCTCCAACCCCACGTCGAACCATCCGGTGGCCGCCACATGGATGAAGAACGCCGCCAAGCGCGGCGCCAAAATTGTGCTGGCTGACCCGCGTGTGACCGATATGGGCAAACACGCGTGGCGCACCTTGCAGTTCAAGCCCGACACCGATGTGGCGATGATCAATGCCTTGATCCACACAGTGATTGAAGAGGGCTTGGCAGATGAGGCGTTCATCCGTGATCGCGTCAACAACTACGAGGCCTTGAAAGCCAACGTTCAGGGCTACAGCCCCGAAGCCATGGCGCCGATTTGTGGCATTCCCGCAGAAACTTTGCGTGAAGTCGCGCGCGCGTTTGCCACTGCCAAGGGCGCCATGGTGCTGTGGGGCATGGGCGTGAGTCAGCACGTGCACGGCACCGACAACGCACGTTGCTTGATTGCTTTGGTGTCAGTCACGGGTCAAATCGGCAAGCCAGGCTCGGGCTTGCACCCGCTGCGCGGACAAAACAATGTGCAGGGTGCGAGTGATGCGGGCTTGATCCCCATGATGTATCCCAACTACCAGCGTGTCACCAACAAGGCCGCGCACGATTGGTTTGAAAAGTTTTGGGACACACCGCTGGACGACAAGCCGGGCTACACCGTGGTGGAGATCATGGGCAAGATCTTGGCCGATGACAGCGACCCGCACAAAGTGCGCGGCATGTACATCATGGGCGAAAACCCCGCCATGAGCGACCCTGATTTGAACCACGCACGCCACGCTTTGGCCTCACTAGAGCATCTGGTGGTGCAAGACATCTTCATGACCGAAACTGCGTGGCTCGCCGATGTGGTGTTGCCTGCCACCGCTTGGCCCGAGAAAACTGGCACGGTCAGCAACACCGACCGCATGGTGCAGCTGGGCCAACAAGCCATTGATCCACCCGGACAAGCCAAACCCGATTTGTGGATCATTCAACAAATCGCCAAACGCGTTGGCTTGAATTGGAACTACGCAGGCCAGGACAGCGGCGTGGCCGAGGTGTACGAGGAAATGCGCCAGGCCATGCATGCAGCCATCAGTGGCATCACATGGGAGCGTTTGCAACGCGAATCCAGCGTGACCTACCCTTGCTTGACGGCAGAAGATCCGGGCGAGCCCACCGTGTTCAAAGAGCACTTTGCCACCGACGATGGTCGAGTGCATTTGGTGCCCGCCGACATCATTCCGGCCAATGAGCGACCCGACAATGATTTCCCATTTGTGCTCATCACCGGTCGTCAGTTGGAACACTGGCACACCGGCAGCATGACGCGACGCGCCACCGTGCTCGACGCCATCGAGCCCATGGCCACGGCATCGATGTGCGTTGCCGATATGCAGCGTTTGAAAGTGGAAGCGGGGGATGTGATCACCATTGCCTCACGCCGTGGCCAAGTGACCTTGCGTGTGCGCCGTGATGACGGCACGCCGCAGGGAGCGGTGTTTGTGCCGTTTGCGTATTACGAAGCGGCTGCCAATTTGATGACCAATGCCGCGTTAGATCCTTTCGGAAAAATTCCCGAATTCAAATACTGCGCTGTGGCCATTCATGCCGGTGGCAGCTTGGCGGAGTCGCGGGGCTTTGCTACTTGTTAG